Below is a window of Halomicrobium mukohataei DSM 12286 DNA.
GGTGAACCCGATCGCCGTCGTCGTCGAGTAGTCCGCACCGATGCCCCGTCCCATACCGAAGCTCACGAGGAACATCACGACGAAGTAGATCGTCAGCGGCACCGCGATCAGCAACACGTCGCCCGGCGACGCGACGATGGCTCCGCCCTGCGTGGCGAACATCACGACGACCGTAAAGAGCAGCGCGACCAGTGTCAGCGGATCGATCCTCGGGACGAACTCCTCCTCGTACCACGCTTCGCTCTTGACGCGGGTCCCCACGTAGCGGCTCAGGAACCCGGCCCCAAAGGGAATCCCGAGGTAGACGACGATCGCCTCGAACACCTGCATCGGCGTGATGTCGAAGGTCGTGATGCCGGCGACCAGCGACTCCATGCCCAGCACCGGCGGGAGAAAGAGGGCGAAAAACCAGACGTAGACCCCGTAGGTGACGATCTGGAAGAGGCTGTTGAACGCGACCAGTCCCGTCACGTACTCGGTCGACCCCTCCGCGAGTTCGTTCCAGACGAGGACCATCGCGATACAGCGGGCCATCCCGATGAACACCAGGCCGAGGAAGTACTCGGGACGAGCGGGCAGTCCCGGGACGAGACCGCTGAAGAAGATCACGGCGAGTCCGAACATCAGCGTCGGACCGATCAGCCAGTTCTGGACGAGGCTCAGCCCGAGTACGCGCCAGTTGCTGAAGACGGTCCGGAGCTGCGAGTAGTCGGCCTTGGCCAGCGGCGGGTACATCATCAGGATCAGGCCGATCTCCACGAGGTGGAGATCCTGAATCGGCTGAGTCACCGACGGAGCGACGAACCCGAGACCGACGCCGACCGCCATCGCGCCGAAGATCCAGACGGTGAGGTACTTGTCGAGCACGTCCATCGACCGTGGGTCTCCACAGCTCTCACACTCGCAGTCCGGCCCGTGGTCGTGTTCGCCGTTACTCATCGATCTCCGCCTCGATTTCGTCGAACAGCGCGGCGACCCGATCTTCGATCTCGTCGCGGATCGCACGCACCTCGTCGAGGTCCTGTCCGTCCGGATCGTCCAGCGCCCAGTCGCGCACGTCGACCGTGGCGTCGAGATCGAGCGTCGAACAGCCCATCGTTGCGACGTGGTCGCAGGCGTCCAGCTCGGCGGTCGAGATCTCGCGCGGTGTCCGGTCCGAGATGTCGATGCCGATCTCGTCCATCACGTCGATCACCTCCTCGTGGACGTGGTCGGCCGGATGAGTGCCGCCGGTACGGATCTCGACGACGTGACCGAGGTCCCGACGGTCGCGCTCGCGCTCGGCGAAGGCCGTCGACATCTGCGAGCGGCCGGCGTTCTGGACACAGACGAACGCGAGGCGAACGTCGGCCATCAGACCTCACCTCGCGTCTCGTCCAGCGCCGACAGGAGTGCCGTCGTCCGCGCTGTCGCCTCGTAGTAGCGCCAGGTCCCGTCCTTGCGTCGGCTGACGAGCCCCGCCTCTCGGAGGTCCGACAGCGCGTGACTGATCGCGCTCTCGCTGACGTCGACGACAGGACTGATCTCACAGACGCAGAGTTCCTCATCGGCGGCCGACAGCAGCCGTGCGATCCTGTAGCGGGTGTCGTTGCTTAGCGTTGCCAGTGCCGCCAGATCGGCCTCGGGATCCGACGGGATCGTCGCTGCGTGCGATTCGATCGATTCGACGCGGTCCTCGACGTCGCCGTCACAGCACTCGCCGAGTTCCCGCGTGAGGAGTCGCTCCAGTCGGTCAGATTGTTCGGCCATCTCTACTTGTTTGGTTGCACAACTGTTCATATAATGGTGGCGGATCCGCGCGCCGGCCGGGCCGTGTGGGTGTCGATGCGTGGGCAGGGCCTGTTCGCCGGACCGT
It encodes the following:
- the arsB gene encoding ACR3 family arsenite efflux transporter, with product MSNGEHDHGPDCECESCGDPRSMDVLDKYLTVWIFGAMAVGVGLGFVAPSVTQPIQDLHLVEIGLILMMYPPLAKADYSQLRTVFSNWRVLGLSLVQNWLIGPTLMFGLAVIFFSGLVPGLPARPEYFLGLVFIGMARCIAMVLVWNELAEGSTEYVTGLVAFNSLFQIVTYGVYVWFFALFLPPVLGMESLVAGITTFDITPMQVFEAIVVYLGIPFGAGFLSRYVGTRVKSEAWYEEEFVPRIDPLTLVALLFTVVVMFATQGGAIVASPGDVLLIAVPLTIYFVVMFLVSFGMGRGIGADYSTTTAIGFTAASNNFELAIAVAVAVFGVGSGVAFATVVGPLIEVPVLLALVNVALYFQRRYDWGGATTGQLDRSGATDDD
- a CDS encoding arsenate-mycothiol transferase ArsC, translated to MADVRLAFVCVQNAGRSQMSTAFAERERDRRDLGHVVEIRTGGTHPADHVHEEVIDVMDEIGIDISDRTPREISTAELDACDHVATMGCSTLDLDATVDVRDWALDDPDGQDLDEVRAIRDEIEDRVAALFDEIEAEIDE
- a CDS encoding ArsR/SmtB family transcription factor, with translation MAEQSDRLERLLTRELGECCDGDVEDRVESIESHAATIPSDPEADLAALATLSNDTRYRIARLLSAADEELCVCEISPVVDVSESAISHALSDLREAGLVSRRKDGTWRYYEATARTTALLSALDETRGEV